The Mytilus trossulus isolate FHL-02 chromosome 13, PNRI_Mtr1.1.1.hap1, whole genome shotgun sequence genome has a segment encoding these proteins:
- the LOC134694177 gene encoding uncharacterized protein LOC134694177, whose translation MNKTDYIAEGNRQLSNSNFYKQLTTDPTLNTIRRINTILQEMFDNKHIDNDTFDYLRPLENEAKAGRFYMLPKIHKTGNPGRPIVSANSHPTEKISEFVDHHLRPHVKELPSFIQDTTDYLKKMENLNPLPSNTILASMDVSSLYTNIPQDEGIAACEEAWNTRSEKNPPTECLVTLLKLVLENNNFSFNEKHYLQIDGTSMGTKMAPSYANIFMGQLEKRLLASAPYQPLSWFRFIDDIDFKWTDSEEHLNEFLEHCTSFHHSIKFTSEFSMEKINFLDTTSYTKNGTIITDLHTKQTDKHQFLSPKSCHPKHCSRGIPFSQALRIKRICSNENTKDSRLGQLRKHLVVRGYNNNLIDSAFERANKTSRQELLEYKDKNKAANRTPLVLTYHPDFKNVSSIVQKHWKIIENDLNLKKVFSSPPVMAFRRPKNIRDKLVTSVLVKQPTPSPGCYKQCGRRNCLCCKAANTSSSFISSVTKQNYTIYSNSNCKTENSIYILTCDTCGIQYVGETMDKFNIRLNNHRSSYKTNKNCPLTRHLRSTKHPFENVTFQIIEVNTEWDTTARRRRENFWIHQLHTLEPDGLNEKDEKRYRKDKE comes from the coding sequence ATGAATAAAACAGATTATATAGCAGAGGGGAATCGCCAACTTTCAAActctaatttttataaacaattaaccACAGATCCAACGCTTAATACTATTCGAAGGATCAACACCATCCTACAAGAGATGTTCGACAACAAGCATATAGACAATGACACCTTTGATTATCTCCGACCTCTTGAGAACGAAGCAAAGGCCGGACGATTCTATATGTTGcctaaaatacataaaacgGGCAATCCAGGTCGACCAATTGTATCAGCGAATAGTCATCCAACTGAAAAGATATCAGAATTTGTAGACCATCATCTAAGACCTCATGTGAAAGAACTACCATCATTCATTCAAGACACAACTGATTATCTAAAGAAAATGGAAAACCTCAATCCTTTACCAAGCAATACTATACTTGCATCCATGGACGTGTCTTCTTTATATACCAACATTCCACAAGACGAAGGAATAGCAGCGTGTGAAGAGGCATGGAACACTCGTAGTGAAAAAAATCCTCCTACCGAGTGCCTTGTTACACTTCTCAAACTAGTACTGGAGAATAACAACTTCTCTTTCAATGAAAAACACTATCTCCAGATAGACGGTACTAGTATGGGCACAAAAATGGCACCGTCATATGCCAACATATTtatgggccaacttgaaaaacGCCTCTTGGCTAGTGCTCCATATCAGCCCTTATCATGGTTCCGATTCATTGACgatattgatttcaaatggaCAGATTCAGAAGAACATCTTAATGAATTTCTAGAACACTGTACTTCTTTCCACCACTCAATAAAATTTACATCTGAATTCTCTATGGAGAAAATTAACTTCCTCGATACTACGAGTTACACCAAGAACGGAACCATTATAACGGACCTTCATACcaaacaaacggacaaacatCAATTCCTTTCTCCAAAAAGTTGCCATCCTAAACACTGCTCCCGTGGTATCCCATTCAGCCAGGCATTACGAATCAAAAGAATATGCTCTAATGAAAATACGAAAGATTCTAGACTTGGACAACTTCGTAAACATCTAGTTGTTCGAGGATACAATAACAACCTCATTGATAGCGCTTTCGAAAGAGCAAACAAAACTAGTCGCCAAGAACTTCTTGAGTACAAAGATAAGAATAAAGCAGCTAACAGAACACCCCTTGTACTCACCTACCatcctgattttaaaaatgtgtcatccATTGTTCAGAAGCAttggaaaattatagaaaatgatttaaatctaaaaaaagtattttcatcaCCACCAGTCATGGCCTTCAGAAGACCTAAAAACATCCGTGACAAATTAGTGACTTCTGTATTAGTAAAGCAGCCTACTCCATCGCCCGGTTGCTACAAACAATGTGGTCGAAggaattgtttgtgttgtaaagCTGCCAATACAAGCAGTTCTTTCATCAGCTCCGttactaaacaaaattataccatCTACTCAAATTCCAACTGCAAAACGGAgaactcaatttatatattaacatgtgaCACTTGTGGCATTCAGTATGTGGGAgaaacaatggacaaatttaatATTCGGCTTAATAACCATCGTTCATCgtacaaaaccaacaaaaactgtCCTCTCACAAGACATCTTCGTTCTACGAAACATCCttttgaaaatgtcactttCCAAATTATAGAAGTCAACACCGAGTGGGACACCACGGCGAGAAGGAGAAGAGAAAACTTTTGGATCCACCAACTCCACACTTTAGAACCTGATGGTCTTAACGAAAAAGACGAGAAAAGATACaggaaagataaagaataa